The Leptospira meyeri genome contains a region encoding:
- a CDS encoding ParB N-terminal domain-containing protein: MSAKTKKSAMFESLGQNILVSNKESFSLQNQTNKNWELSPVRNANVSELLDHPDNIKFFDYWDKSKKEDELAWSRFVDRIKKGGIHDPLIVFGPRANAVGFSLKPNTLITGHRRKKALKELGITEAPVRYIEGKITLRELEVLMLSDNFDRRQIKDPAQVIYILVNLFPDTFQKDNRGGDLSSKDSKTLAEISKTHGISVPQLKRYKAVYREALRLAQGAKQSNPGPTEFKQALKNLANKRKATPKQKPKVDIKSQFVKKFPFLHSKLTKAEQTKLFQAIEKMVNV; the protein is encoded by the coding sequence ATGAGTGCAAAAACAAAAAAGTCTGCCATGTTCGAGTCCCTTGGACAAAACATTTTAGTATCCAACAAAGAATCCTTTTCGCTCCAAAACCAAACAAACAAAAACTGGGAACTGAGTCCTGTTCGAAATGCGAATGTTTCGGAACTTCTCGATCATCCCGATAATATCAAGTTCTTTGACTATTGGGATAAATCCAAAAAAGAAGATGAATTGGCTTGGTCACGTTTTGTCGACCGAATCAAAAAAGGGGGAATCCATGATCCTCTCATCGTATTTGGTCCAAGAGCAAACGCCGTTGGATTTTCTTTAAAACCAAACACTCTTATTACTGGCCACCGCCGTAAAAAAGCCCTGAAGGAACTCGGCATCACAGAAGCACCAGTTCGTTACATCGAAGGAAAAATCACCCTTCGCGAATTAGAAGTTTTGATGTTGTCGGACAACTTTGACAGACGGCAAATCAAAGACCCGGCACAAGTCATCTACATCTTAGTGAATCTTTTTCCCGACACATTCCAAAAAGACAATCGTGGTGGAGATCTATCTTCCAAGGACAGCAAAACTCTTGCCGAGATTTCCAAAACACATGGAATCTCTGTTCCTCAACTGAAACGTTACAAGGCTGTTTATAGAGAAGCTTTACGATTAGCACAAGGTGCAAAGCAATCCAATCCTGGACCAACCGAATTCAAACAAGCCCTAAAAAACTTGGCAAACAAACGAAAGGCCACTCCCAAACAAAAACCAAAAGTGGACATCAAATCTCAGTTTGTGAAGAAGTTTCCATTTTTACATTCCAAACTTACGAAAGCGGAACAAACCAAACTATTTCAAGCCATCGAAAAAATGGTCAATGTATAG
- a CDS encoding ParA family protein codes for MKIITSASLKGGVSKSTISIFLALAISQLKKKVLVIDLDPQSYSLTDFFLRDLSIEEIDKKNAYQAFSDRKQLKECMFQSQGITVIPCSPDLQDLGSETQNDPGLLLRSKKEISALPFDYVIIDTPPSPVYEFKIGLYAADIVLSPLTYDRWSLSGLLKAKKQVELIGRSGLKTPKHIAVPSMVSDKTKDDVVDILKEGKFKYTKSFITRSAAVQSAIMKGNLLKSGSKSEQEFSSLASEVISL; via the coding sequence ATGAAAATTATCACTTCGGCAAGTTTGAAAGGTGGCGTTTCCAAAAGCACAATTTCTATTTTTTTGGCATTGGCAATCAGCCAATTGAAGAAAAAGGTTTTAGTGATCGACTTGGACCCTCAGTCATATTCCCTTACTGACTTTTTCCTGCGTGATCTTTCCATCGAAGAAATTGATAAAAAAAATGCCTACCAAGCCTTTTCCGATCGTAAACAACTAAAAGAATGTATGTTCCAATCCCAAGGGATCACGGTGATACCTTGCTCTCCGGATTTACAAGATTTGGGATCCGAAACTCAAAATGATCCTGGTTTACTCCTTCGTTCCAAAAAGGAAATTTCTGCTTTGCCTTTTGACTATGTCATCATCGACACTCCACCATCTCCAGTATATGAATTCAAAATTGGACTCTATGCCGCCGACATCGTTCTCTCTCCACTCACGTATGATCGTTGGAGTTTGTCTGGCCTTCTCAAAGCAAAAAAACAAGTGGAACTCATTGGTCGATCTGGGTTAAAAACTCCGAAACACATTGCCGTTCCTTCTATGGTTTCCGACAAAACTAAAGATGATGTTGTCGACATCCTGAAAGAAGGAAAATTCAAATACACAAAATCGTTTATCACAAGATCGGCCGCTGTGCAGTCAGCAATTATGAAAGGCAATCTTCTCAAATCAGGATCCAAGTCCGAACAAGAATTTAGTTCCTTAGCAAGTGAGGTGATTTCTTTATGA
- a CDS encoding helix-turn-helix domain-containing protein, whose protein sequence is MKTNRTGIWIPREIECLVDLSVSEKYLLSEIRSLTLAKGCFASNTYFAKLLGKKPDTISRMISKLRKRNYIAQLSFDGRRRELSYCLGIVSEPAVETKPSAPLQKSKADSEVSAVPFVPSTTKVHNISTKNPLDVWKEFLHWTNQLAPSTRIRIQSALGPENLTKQDRIFWENFAMRPQPMFGS, encoded by the coding sequence ATGAAAACCAACCGGACAGGAATTTGGATTCCCAGGGAGATTGAATGCCTTGTGGATTTGAGTGTTTCAGAAAAGTATCTGCTTTCAGAAATTCGATCGTTAACATTGGCGAAAGGATGTTTTGCATCGAACACTTACTTTGCGAAACTACTTGGGAAAAAACCCGATACCATCTCTCGGATGATCTCTAAACTTCGAAAACGAAACTATATCGCACAACTTTCCTTCGATGGAAGGAGACGCGAATTGTCATACTGCTTAGGAATTGTGTCCGAACCGGCAGTGGAAACAAAACCAAGTGCTCCCTTACAAAAATCCAAGGCAGATTCGGAAGTTTCAGCAGTTCCTTTTGTACCTAGTACAACAAAAGTACATAACATAAGTACAAAGAATCCTTTGGATGTTTGGAAAGAGTTTTTGCATTGGACTAACCAATTGGCACCATCGACTCGCATTCGGATCCAGTCGGCCCTTGGACCAGAGAATTTGACCAAACAAGATCGGATCTTTTGGGAAAACTTTGCGATGAGACCTCAGCCTATGTTTGGGAGTTAG
- a CDS encoding TolC family protein: MKRLVIISILQFATSIKGQEIEPFLDSLISSHPEIRALDAELKSKHANAGHETTYPDPKIGISFRNYPTRSYSLNNRAYDTPSMTGIEYSISQEIPFPGRLTLQGKVRKLEEIEFLHFSKSRKNQFLLEYLSQLIRFRSANLKINLNSQIQKTLESQKVISASNFATGSSALDKTLKLQIEGTISLDRQIELTRDKDNAKAFLSYYVSDSVSLTKILETDLTKYLSEKHLFIKTNKANLRLNLTENPNYKLSSVAVERAKNESKLSSLLHAPDTELFFAYMRRRNQIIAVDDGPLNYQVMDQTEYRGDLFSVGINVRVPVWSFFSAHDLAERSNENTKSKSFELEKNKLFLESNFDKLLLTFESLESQIELYENKLIPELNKSLSASSAGYASGSSNLIEALASKIDLLKAYVMLEEVKEKKDLTVILILELTDSLLKAKNN, from the coding sequence ATGAAGCGTCTGGTTATTATTTCGATTTTACAATTTGCGACGTCTATTAAGGGGCAAGAAATTGAGCCTTTCTTGGATTCTTTAATTTCTTCTCATCCTGAAATTCGCGCGCTGGATGCAGAGCTAAAATCCAAACATGCGAATGCAGGCCATGAGACCACATACCCTGATCCGAAAATAGGGATTTCGTTTCGCAACTATCCAACGAGATCTTACTCCCTTAACAACAGGGCATATGATACACCAAGTATGACAGGCATTGAGTATAGCATTTCTCAGGAGATCCCTTTTCCGGGAAGGTTGACTTTGCAGGGGAAAGTGAGGAAACTTGAGGAAATTGAGTTTTTACATTTTTCCAAATCTCGAAAAAATCAATTTTTGTTAGAGTATCTCTCCCAATTAATTCGATTTAGAAGTGCGAACTTAAAAATTAATTTAAACAGCCAGATTCAAAAGACTTTAGAAAGCCAAAAAGTTATTTCTGCTTCCAATTTTGCCACTGGGAGTTCTGCTCTAGATAAAACACTTAAACTGCAAATCGAAGGAACAATCTCACTAGACCGACAAATTGAACTAACTCGAGATAAAGACAATGCAAAGGCGTTTTTATCTTATTATGTAAGCGATTCTGTTAGTCTAACAAAAATTTTAGAAACAGACTTAACCAAATATCTCAGTGAAAAACATTTATTTATTAAAACAAATAAAGCAAATCTAAGGCTTAACCTAACTGAAAACCCCAATTACAAACTATCTTCGGTTGCCGTTGAACGTGCTAAGAACGAAAGTAAACTTTCTAGCCTTCTTCATGCTCCTGATACAGAACTTTTCTTTGCATACATGCGCCGCCGAAATCAAATTATTGCAGTAGACGATGGGCCACTGAATTATCAAGTAATGGATCAAACAGAATATAGAGGAGATTTATTTTCAGTCGGAATAAATGTTCGTGTTCCCGTTTGGTCTTTTTTTTCAGCACATGATTTAGCGGAACGTTCGAATGAAAATACGAAATCCAAAAGTTTCGAGCTGGAGAAAAATAAACTCTTTTTAGAATCAAACTTTGATAAATTACTTTTAACATTTGAGTCGTTGGAATCTCAAATTGAATTATATGAAAATAAATTAATACCCGAATTGAACAAGAGTTTATCAGCTTCATCGGCTGGTTATGCAAGTGGTAGCAGTAATCTAATTGAAGCATTGGCGTCTAAAATTGATTTATTGAAGGCATACGTCATGCTCGAGGAAGTGAAAGAAAAGAAAGATCTAACTGTAATTCTGATTTTGGAACTCACCGACTCTCTACTTAAGGCAAAAAACAATTAA